The DNA segment ctttcgcctcctgcgctgcttacaggaccagcactgagactccgttgaccgtggctcgcaggttcagccctttgtagggtccctgtttcgggcgccatttgtcgcgacggagggaagacagggccactcaatatgagtgatcagcaagcttcgtttattgattcacacagtgcccttttatgttctaacataattagctcatacatattacaaaagttaagctcatgattggttagttcttagaaagatcaactccacccttggttccttctttacagttactttcatcctcttttcccatgcctgagcagctgcaacctctctgttatcttacaacaattatagtcaaggacaaggtgtctttaccagcccagtagttacgggggctgaatccgatgtttctcaagcttttgctcggccagctggatcatgtctacgtaacccttctcagctagccattctcccacaggtgggtgtggttggggtttttttggtggtttttttttttgttggttggactccatgatctcaaaggtcccttccaaccaagtagattctgtgataGAGTTCATCCTGCTGTAGCTTGTGTGTGAGCTgttagcatatatatatatatggtatgtGACATTTTCTGGTGCTTTATACTTTTTATTCTGACCAATTATGGGTGCAGCTATTACAGATAATGTGTTGTGGATGTGCCTGCCTCCAGCGACAATCTCATTCTTTGGTGCTCTGCATGCAGCTCTTCTCATGTGTTTGCTGAGGCCCAGGCTTCCAGTGGGAGGAGGTTTGtcttaaaagaagaagaaggaaaaaaaaaaaaaaaaccaaacctacagGCTTTATTTATCAGTGAGGAACTTTCTGAAAGCCTCGAGTATGTTCCACCCCCTAAAGCAAGGAAATACTCAGGAAAATTTCTGCCTACAGAGGCCATGCTGCTGTTATTACTGTGTTATTTTTTGCACATACATTTATTTTGCCTTGCACAGAGACAGATTATTTGATTTTGGGAACACATAAATATATGCATTGTCTTTGTCCTACCTTGTTCCCCTTGTCTGCTCTGGAGTGAGGAGGACTAGCATGACAAAAAGGACCAAAGAGACCAGACTGGGCAACCTGGGTATCTCGCACTAAAACCAGCTTGCTAAAGATCTTGGATATATCACTTTCCTCTCTTGTCACTTCTGTCCCCGCCCCTCAGCCAAGGATTCTTGGCAATTTCCATCATATTTATGTAGGATGTAGCACAAACTAAGTGCCTTGGGGAAAAGCTTCTGTTTGCTGCAGCAATAACCACCAGCTCGATTTGCTTTTCCCACTTCTGCAGTGGCCAAGCAGTGTTGGGCCATGATCTACTGGGGCAAGATACGACAGAGGGTCTGGGGGTAAGGAAGGATATGCATCTTATTGAAATGTAAAGGCTGCTCCAAGAAGTTCAGCTTTCTCTTCAGGAATCTGTGCTGTAGGTGGCTGCTGAGGGTTAGGCTGTTGTCAATGGGGTCAGTCCAATCCTGAGGAACAATCAAAGGACCGGGATGCACCAGTGCtggcagggaagagagaagaattCCTGCCTTTGTGTACCCCTGTGCCTGCGGGACCGGGAGGTCTATTCATGCCGTCAGCCATTCCAGAGCAATGGAGGAAACCCAGAACAAGAAGCCCCTCTCCGGCCTGTTCTCCGAGGTAAGCGCCAGCCCTTGCAGCCTTACCAGCCTCAAACATcagctttgggttttggttgcTCTGCACCAAAAACCGCTGGCAGTTGGTGGCTACTGATTTCCAAGACAACTGAGCCCTGTCCTCCAGGTCACACTGGGTTGAGGAGGAGCTCTGGGAAGGTCTCTAGATCGCTGGGGGTTAAGAAGGTATGAGCTATCACATCAGGTGTGAGGTGTAATCCTGTTTTACTCCTCAGCACTCTTGCTCTGAACTGGAGTTCAACAGCAACCTGCAGGCACTGGAGTGGCCATAGTCTGTAGCTGGCATCTCTCCATCTACTGGCCCTGGAGGTGGATGATTGAACCCCAGATACACTGCTTGCTCCTAGTCACACAAATGCTCACATAATTTGTCAGAAGCCCTACAGTAGCACAGTGCACTCCAGGGTACCAAACCCTGTTGGTGAAACATCCGTCAGACCAAATGCAATCATCTTAAATCATCTCCACCTTCTTGTAGCAGAAATACTGGTTAAGAAGTCTGTCTGTAACTCAGACATGGACATCTTTCACATTTACCTTTCTCATGTTTTTCATTGCAAGTGCTGTGAAAAGAGTGCAGAAAAAATATGTTACAAGCCTTCAAGCTGGTGCTTTTGCCATATTGCACTCCACTTGGAAGGAAAACCTTATTAAAGCACCCCAGGTGCCATACACTCACCTTTGATGGGTTATTGCTGTATCATAAGAATCAGTaacaagcagcatccatcaatgTCATTTGGTAGCTTATTGCAGAGACTGACGGTTAAAACTTCAATAGAACTAAAAACCACTTCTGATGAGATGCACTGATGATGAAACTACACAAAATGAGATGATTTAACATGTCCCTTGCCAAAAGGCAGAGGTCCCCCTTGAACATTTACCTCAAACCACCTTTGCTACTGATCAGACGCTACACAAACTCATTCTTCTTGCTAACCCCAGGGAAGAGGGACAGGCATTTCTGCAACTGAATCTGCGTATAAAACGTTTTAATGAGCACCAGAACCAGCATAAGTGGGGTGCTGCGGCCAGGACTGGGGTGCTGGGAGCTCTTGTAGGAGCTCAGCTGCTCACACAATTGTCCCGGTAAAGACTGAGTGCAGGAGGTAGGGTAGGTGAGGTGCTTGGGATTTCCAGAGGCAAGTTCAGGAGAGGGATCTTGTGCTAGGCAGAGATATTTGCACCTCCAAGGAAATGAAACGGTTGCCTGTTAAATAGGAATGTCACTGGCATTGAACTAAAGCAAACTGGTTTCAGGGAGATCTAGGTTATTGGGGCCCCCTGGAAGAAGAAGTCATTGAGTAGAACGCAGCAGGGAAACCTCCTCACGAGGACAAATTGAACAGATGCTACCCAAGGCATTAAGGTTCACAGCCACATGGAATTCCTGGTAGGAGGGGGGCTGCAAAATCAATTATCATGCCAGCTGGATAAAAATAGAGGCCTTTCTAATTTAGCAAGGGTAATTTCAAGAGATGGGAGAAGACTGCTCCCACCACACACACCCGTCCTTCCTCAGTACTTCTCGCATTTGGTTGGTTGTGATTTTGGCACTTTAGGACTCCGCTTGACTTGCTAACCTAGTGAAAGATTAATTGAGCTGAGAGCAAAAACACGGGCTGGTGAGATGATAGGCTGAATGACTCCCCCACGAGCCCAACACACCCGGGACAGTTGAAAGGGAGAAGTGATGGAAGCAGGAAGGAGACCATCTGCTTTACACGGCAGCATTGTTAATCCAgcttccccagcagccccagtcGGTGGGCATGGCTTTGTAATCATTGCCGGCCAGTCAAACCGTTGCTGAAAGGGACTCCTCCCCAGCCCACTGCCTGACCTCATTGTATGTGCTTCCACTGCCATAACCTGATAGAAGTTTAGGGTGATTGCATAGTAGTGAATTAACTGGATGTTCCTCTACCGAAAATgtgatgggtttatgaacacGTGGTAAGGGACCTGGCACATCTACCAGAGGAGAAGCCCCCCCCAAAACTTGTGCAAAGTTGAAACATGAGGAGAGACGGTATTTCAGAGAGCGCTGGTGCGCAAGAAAGCTCTCTGCTGTGTGGCAAAACTGTACCGCACACCTGAACGCCGGGGCCTTCAGCGTTTGTAACACTCTCCTGGCGGCACATTGACGGTGGTTCAAATCCAACTCTCTCCCAGAGTCTCACAGCAAATCCCCACTCCCTTCCAGGCTCTCAGCAGAGGCTCTGCAGCTGAGCTTACATGGCATAGTTAAGGTTTCAGTGGCGCataaaaatgaagtaaatcaCAAAAGCATGAGTTTAAACCCTAATCTGTTCCCTTCAGAATACAAAGTTGTTCTAATATTTATTTCAGCTATTGCATAGTCCATGGTAGCTGCAATGCCAAGAAATTGGTCTTCAATGGGGACATCTCACGAGTGACTCCACAGCTCTTGGGGGAAGCCAACCAGCTGACAGATACAATAGCAAGAAGATTTTTAAATGAGCAAAAATGTGgaattttaaatgtgtaaaaaaaCTGAACAGGTCAATAGTGTATTGCTTTTCATGAGGCAGTTCTTCCCACTGGGTTTCAtattcccggggggggggtgtctcaggttAATTGGCcccaactggaaagaaaaaaccccatagaGAACTCTACACATAACCTCTGCACAACTCACTGCAACACCATCTCCCGCACACAGCAAAGCCAGGCACCGCCACACTCACAGCACAGCTGCTCCCCTCCACGGCTGCCCGTGCGGGCGACGTTCCCGGTGTTTTTAAGGGCATGGGCTGTTCATCAGAGTGACAGTGCTGCTGTTTACTCTGCAGACAAGGTGTACCACCACCTGCAACATTCCTCAGGTGAAAGAGAGTGGCCCGAGGGGAGAACAGCTGACTGGGGATGTACCAGTTAACACAGGAGAAACCTCCAGTCACACCCTCAAAGCACTTTCTACTTCAAAAGCTCCGTTTTGCCTCCCCCTGCTTCAGAcagggcagttccagccactTCTCCCCCCAGACCAACTTCTTTGCAACACTTGGCAGTGTGTCATAAGGTACCATAATGGAGGGGGGCTTTTACCAGTGGTAGAAACTACGTCTGTTCAGGCAGATTTAGGGACACAGCAGTGCGGCTATGGAAGGAAAGGCTGGTTTCTTACCTGCCCATTCTTATTAAATAAAATCCCCTTCTTGTCAGGGTTAGTAAGGCTGCACTACTTCAATAGGTCACTTGCCATATGCTCTTGGAtgaatttcttttattaaaatcgCAAAAGTGACTGAACCTgcataaaaataatcttaattaaTCCTTCTTTGGAAAGAGACATAATAAGGAACATCAATAActacagatagaaaaaaaacaccaatggacaattatagaaccatagaatcattttggttggaagaaacccttaagatcatagactccaaccattaacccagccctgccaagttaccactcactcatgtccctcagcaccacgtctgcccggcttttaaacacctccagggatggtgactccactactgccctaggcagcccattccaaggcttgacaacccttttggtgaagaaatttttcccaatatccatcttaaacctcccctagcgcaacttgaggctgtttcctctcatgctgttgcctgtttcttgggagagGACACTGACCCCCCCTgggtacaccctcctttcagggagttgtagagagcgagaaggtctcccctcagcctccttttctccaggctgaacacccccagctccctcagcctctcctcataagacttgtgctccagacccttcaccatctctgttgcccttctctggacccgctccagcagctcaatgtctttctggtagtgaggggcccaaaactggacacagccctcattAAAGTCTTTGCAGAAAAGAACGTTCATGTAGAAGTCAGGATCTCAGCCTCCTTGTTTCAGGAACTCGCACTGCCACAAGTGAAATCACCATGACTTAGAATAGTATTTTTCTCTCTCCGTTTATGGCACTAAACACTTGGTGCAACAAAAGAACCTTAGTTTTTATAAATACTCTGCTAGTTCAGCGGAGAGCCATCTTTCCTCTACACCACAGTGACAGTTTTCTTGAGATGGTTATTTCTGTATGAGTAGGTCCCTACATAGGCACTATTTTTTACCCAACCTTTCTTGCAGCTTTAGCTTAAAGTTAGCACACTAAGTACAAATGGTGATTTCTTTCAAATGAATCTAAAGAAAATAGTAAAGCTCTGTACAGGACTGCCTCCTCAACAGTATATCCTTATTTGGGAAGAACAATGATGTTTAAAAACagacagtggatttttttttttcattaaacagttactgagcagaaaaagagagagtgagTAGTTTATTTGTCATTGTTGCAGACCACAGCATAATTGGACGATTTTTGAATTATGTTGGCCAAAGTGTACAGTCTTCAATGCTGTTTTACACCACAATCAATACTGCCAGTACACATTCAACAACAGCACCAGCTTAGTCATCATCTTTAAGTTTCTTGATCTTATGCTTATGGCGCTCAATTTCTTTCTGCAGACGCTCTATCTCTTTCTTGTGGTGATCGATCTCCTCCTCATGGTGTTTCCGTAAGGCAGAGAGctgctccctctctttctccctgcaaGAAAGGACGGCGCGAGGTGCAGCACCGGGGGGTCGCCGCAGCCCTCCCGCGCGGGGCCCGGGAGCCGGGGCAGCGTCGGggggagggctgggcaggggccTGGCCTAGGCCTGGGCCGGGCGCCTGGCAGAGGCCCAGCACTAGGCCGCCGAACCGGGCGGGCCCCCCGGGCGGAGGCCGCCGCAGGGCGCTCACCTGAAGTACCGCTCCTCCTCAGCCGCCTGCTTCTTCCCGAAGGCACCCCCAGCCTCGCGGATGgtaccgccgccgccaccgcccttCCCGGCGCCTTTGCCCAGCTCGCCCAGCTGCAGGGAGAAACAGCAGTGAGGGGGGgaaaggacagacagacagacagacaccaccaccaccccccccccccccacacacacacacccacacccacaccccgGCTGTCCCCGCACCCACCTGGTCGGCGCCCGACCCCGAGCTCCAGCGCTGCTGCTGCACCAGCAGGGCCCCGCGCAGGCCACCCCgcgccaccgccaccaccgccgccaTCGCCCGCCTGCCCTTGGAGCGGACGGgacccgcccccgccccgcctcgcctcgcctcacgGCCCGCGCATGCGCAGCTTCCGCCCCCCGCGCCAGAGCTGCGCTTCCCTCTCGGCGGGAGCtcccggggcggggccgggccgggccgagccgtcCCTGCCCAGTTCTGCCCGTCCCTCCCCGTCCTGTTCCCTCAGGACCGGGCCCGGGCCCCggcggctggggaaggggaagacgAGGACGacgacggcggggggggggcgggacctGTTGCTATGACGCGCGCGGCGGTCACGTGCCGAAggtgccgcccgccccgccggcctcAGCGCCCTACTCACGTGCGCGCGCACGGCATCACGTGGTGCTGGCGATGGCGGCAGCGGGGGAGCCTGGGGCGGGGGGCGCCGCCGAGGAGGCGTTCCTCACCTTCTACAACGAGGtaccggccccgccgcggcggcgggccgccctgccccgccccccGGGCCCTGCCGGCCCGCCGCTGCCGGCCGGCGGCCGCCCTTCCCGGTGCCGGGGCCTGGCGGGCCGCGCGGGGCCTGGCCCGGCCGCCCGGAGGGGAGCCCGCCGGGCCTCGAGCCCGGCTGTGGAGGGGATGGGGCTGCCCTGGgccgcgggagggagggagggagaacgAGGCGGGCGAAACCGCTGGCGGTGCTGGGCAGGGGGCGAGCGAATGGCCGGGGTGGGCGAGCGGCAGTTGCCGGCGGTTCCTGCTCGGGCCGGGGAGAGCAGGCGTTCCCCGGGCTCGCTGCCGCCGGCGCCGCTGTCTCCCGCCCCTGTTGTTTCTGGGAGTAAGAGCCGGGCGTTCAGCCCCCGCTGGCGGGAGCCATGCGCTCCACGGTCCCCGGACGTCGCTCTGCGCTCTGCTCCGCTGCTTGGCCTTTTGTGCGCAAACTGGCACTCGGGGGGGCGCGTGGGACCCCTTCCCTCGGCCCGTGCTGTCCCCCTTATCCTGTGTGCGGCTCGGGTATGTTTACCTGGGCCTGCCCGCAGAAGGGTGGTGCCGGTTTCGTGGAtgcttatttctttaaataaaggtgAACGTTGAATGGCAATGTATGGTTTGGTTTGGCTTGGCTTGATACTGTAAAGAACAAAAAGTAAACTGAACTAAATAACCTGTGGTCAGAATGAAATGAACTTGTATACTTGCACCAGTGGGACTTCATGTGTTCAATGGGCTATCCCGCCAACTGTGGGTTAAAGGCAATAGTGCAGAAGGTTTCTGAGGAGTCATGATGCTGGTACAGGAGCAAAGTGAGGGGAAAAGCCACAGGTGTTGAGCAAGCTGTAGGAGAGATGTCTGGAAGTGCTTCCTAGGGTTTTTTACAGTTAAAACATAATATTAAAGATACTGTCATCCTGTGCTAAAGGCTAAAAAATGTGCTGTGCTAGTGCTTGATTAAAATAACTACAGGCCTGGGATGAGCAAGAGGCATTGTGAATTGTAGCACAGAACAATGATGACCGGTGTAGTAATTACACGGGAAAACAGGTAAGCACGTTGTGATGGTCAGTTAATGTAGGTCTCTCTTGTTCTTCAGGTAAAGCAAATTGAAAAACGAGACTCTGTTTTAACATCAAAAAACCAAATTGACAGGCTGACCAGACCTGGATCTTCCTATTTCAACTTGAACCCTTTTGAGGTTAGTTTGAACATTTTATTCTCCCTTCTGAATTGTTATACCAACCTTTAGATTTACTGggtatttatttcagtgaaaagaccgaacacaaagaaagaaaaaaattctctagATACAGGTTACTGTGCAGAAGGTTTACAGAATACAGAAGGATGGTGTATGTGTGCTTGCTGtctttttcactgttttatgGCAGGTGAAAACTATTTGTTTGACACATTTCCCTCGTGCAACAGCACTGGAACGTTTGGCTGATTAATGCCAATTCTGAACGAGAGTGTAACAACTACAGGTGGATGCTTGTCAGGTTGTGATCTGAGCACTTGACTCGGCATTTCTACTTGTGTCTTATTTTGGATGTTTATCCCACTGAACTTGGGTAGTGCGTAGCATGAGAGAAGGACTCTCACTGTTCACAGTATCTTTAAGGAGTCACTGGAAAACAGGTAGTTCCCGTGTACATTACATAGTTTGATTTCAGTTGCAGTCAGTTATAATGTCTTAACAAGTGTGAAAGCCTGAGGACGACAGTAAATAAAACAATCTGGTGTTCATCTGGAGCTGGCTTTCCCCTTGTGTATTCCTTTGTGATATCATCTTCATCTGCCTTTTTAAAGCCTTGGGTGCTTTTTGTAGTCCCAGTTTAGGGCTGGTCAACCAGATCATTCAGTAGATTCACCTTTACAACATTCATTTCTGTGTAGATCTCAGTACTTGAGTTTGAGAGTAAATTAAGCAAGCCATTTAGAAGTAGACTATATTTTTCCTGTGAGAgttttatttacaatttttaGTGTCAGACCAGTGTGCACCTGCATTGAGTGGACTCACTTGTTGCTTAGGTCTTCTGTTCAGTAAATTAATTCACAGGAGGGCTCCTGAACTCTGCCACATCCCTAAAGATCAGTAGACAAGTGGACTTGTTCATGGAAACCAAACAGTAAAACTCTCCTGTCTTCTTTCAAAAGGATAAAATGAATAAATTCTTACAAAGTAGTATGTTTCCTGCTCAAAGTTCTTAGTTATGAATGATCTGATAGTGTCCCAAAGCCACCATATGCTTCCGTTTCTACCAAACTAAGCATTGGTACAGGGCTGGCTGAAGGTGGCTTGGCACCAATTGTGGCTGTTAGGGGTCGCAGCTGTCTACATGAGCATTGAGTGTGGAAAGGACACTGGCATAGTCAGAGAAATCTAGCGTTGCTAAAAGTAGAATGTCCCAAACGCAGTGtctctgaaaatgtttctgttttactAGATGAAAATTCATGTCCTGAAGCAGGTCCCCAATGGGGGGAGTTTTCTGGTGTTGTGTCTGTAAGCCCATGAACCATGTGTTGAGAGCTTGCTGCCAGGATCCTGAAATGTGGGGAGTGTCATCAAACTTGCTCTGCTGTCATGGTCTCTTGTAGGTACTGCAGATGGATCCTGAAGCCACAGATGAAGAGATAAAGAAAAGATTCCGGCAGGTATTTGCCTTTTGCATTTAAAGCCTCTGGAAGGAAACTAGAAGCTCTGTAGAGATTGTGGAACTGTGCTTGGGAACAAGAAAAATGGTGGCAAAGCTGTATCTGGGTAGAGGAGTAGCCATTTTGGGAAGAAATGCATAGACCAATCTTTGTATCAACAAGAAGAGAGCTGCAGAAGTGTCCCTGGTCCATGCATGGAATGCTGCTTTGCCTCTAAAGTGTGTTGACGGGGCTATTGCAAACTCATGCTGGTGCATAATCAGCTTATTGAACATTACTTCAAAGAGAAGGTCAAAATTTGTCAGAAATTAGGAACTAAATTTTAGGAACTAGGAACTTTtgagaaaaggtatttttctcaaatatatgtattttctgtgatgtttctttAAGAATTTCAGCAGTCATTTTTGGTGACTGGGTTactggggacagcagcagccctgctcacTGACCCCTCTGCATTGCCCCATGCAACACAGGAAGCATTACCCCAGGCTTACTCTGCTGACAAATCTGCAGGAGAAGGTTGAGTTTTAATCAGTGTGTGCAGCAAAGAAACACAATATTTGGAGGGCTATAGCCTCCCACCAGAATTAGTGGTGTAAATGTCAAGAACCGTCTTTAGAAAGGAAGCTGTGCTGGCTGAGAGAGGAACATGCCGGCCAAGTTCGTGATGGGATATGGGCTGCTTCTGTATGTAGAAAGTGGGAGGGTAACCTTTTAGTCTGTTGCTGACTTCTCAGCTCTGCAAAACTGGGTCTGTCTTAGCTTTAGGCTGGTAGAATGCTACGGGGAAGGGTTTTGAATTCAATGTGATGAAACGAAAAAAGCGCATGGAATTGTGTGTTGAAAAAATCAAACACCTAAATACAGAATGTGGAACagccaacagaaggaaaaagacattGGTTCTAGCAAATCCTGGAGTGAATCGGCAGCATACTGCAGTTTAGGACTAGGGGCAAACCTTTTTCCTGTGAACTAGAAAGTGCCATCAGCAGCATTCAGGAAGTAATTACTTTGCATTCTTCGGCACTGATGCAATTTCAGTTGCTGCACTGTGACCAGTTTTGAATGTTATACTAGGAAAGATGCAG comes from the Numenius arquata chromosome 21, bNumArq3.hap1.1, whole genome shotgun sequence genome and includes:
- the ATP5IF1 gene encoding ATPase inhibitor, mitochondrial, with the translated sequence MAAVVAVARGGLRGALLVQQQRWSSGSGADQLGELGKGAGKGGGGGGTIREAGGAFGKKQAAEEERYFREKEREQLSALRKHHEEEIDHHKKEIERLQKEIERHKHKIKKLKDDD